A genomic region of Ignavibacteria bacterium contains the following coding sequences:
- a CDS encoding 2-phosphosulfolactate phosphatase, producing the protein MKVEVIFLINEKMEDYFFQKNVIVVDLLRATSTIITALANGAKNIIPTSSVEEAVKIAKNFERSTYLLCGEKNTKIIEGFDLGNSPLEFTNEKVKDKKIILTTTNGTKVFSLLKHSQNVLIYSTLNLSAVVQEMLNLGDEWFIICSGRNGFYDASDAIAAGLLLSKLNDLQTNLEVNDAGLTSLVIYEKYKNDLRKFLKETDHGQILIQNGFEADIDFISQIDKYNINASYSNNFIGLL; encoded by the coding sequence ATGAAAGTAGAAGTAATTTTTTTGATAAATGAAAAAATGGAAGATTATTTCTTCCAAAAAAATGTAATTGTTGTTGACTTACTGAGAGCTACTTCAACAATTATAACTGCATTAGCAAATGGTGCAAAAAATATCATCCCGACTTCATCTGTAGAAGAAGCAGTTAAAATTGCAAAAAATTTTGAGCGATCTACTTATTTACTCTGTGGAGAAAAAAACACAAAAATTATTGAAGGATTTGATCTCGGAAATTCTCCCTTAGAATTCACCAACGAAAAAGTGAAAGACAAAAAAATTATTTTAACTACAACCAATGGAACAAAAGTTTTCAGCTTATTAAAACATTCACAAAATGTCTTGATTTATTCTACCTTGAATCTTTCAGCAGTCGTTCAAGAAATGCTCAATTTAGGAGATGAGTGGTTTATCATTTGTTCAGGCCGCAATGGATTTTATGATGCATCTGATGCAATTGCTGCTGGATTACTCTTATCAAAATTAAACGATTTACAAACTAATTTGGAGGTGAATGATGCAGGTTTAACTTCATTAGTTATTTATGAAAAATATAAAAATGATTTGAGAAAATTTCTCAAAGAGACTGACCACGGTCAGATACTAATACAAAATGGCTTTGAAGCTGATATCGATTTTATCTCTCAGATTGATAAGTATAACATTAATGCAAGTTACTCTAATAATTTTATAGGTTTGCTATGA
- a CDS encoding EamA family transporter: MKQYILFATLAGVLWGIGGYFEKAGLREMGMPPIAGITIRTLVALLILGLISIPSWSLIQNPSNYKAWLMIIIGGGIVAGSFGMWSFYTALAKSENLGVTLAIAFAMSPVAGTLLGLIKGTQEINWKIAFGILFIVIGIILVQLSHKPQT; the protein is encoded by the coding sequence ATGAAACAATACATTTTATTTGCAACTCTTGCTGGCGTTCTTTGGGGAATTGGTGGTTATTTTGAAAAAGCTGGGCTGAGAGAAATGGGAATGCCTCCAATTGCGGGAATAACTATAAGAACCCTTGTAGCTCTTCTTATTCTTGGTTTGATTTCAATTCCTTCTTGGAGTTTGATCCAGAATCCATCAAACTATAAAGCATGGTTGATGATCATTATCGGTGGTGGAATTGTTGCTGGAAGTTTTGGTATGTGGAGTTTTTATACTGCACTTGCAAAAAGTGAAAATCTCGGTGTGACTTTAGCAATTGCATTTGCAATGTCTCCTGTTGCTGGAACTCTCTTAGGTTTAATTAAAGGAACACAAGAGATAAACTGGAAGATTGCATTCGGAATTTTGTTCATTGTGATTGGGATTATTCTTGTTCAACTTTCACATAAGCCGCAAACTTGA
- the gcvT gene encoding glycine cleavage system aminomethyltransferase GcvT, giving the protein MKYTKLNSIHKKLNAKLVEFAGFEMPVYYTSIVDEHMAVRNSVGIFDVSHMGEIFIKGNDALNFVQKITTNDASKLKPGKAQYSAMCYENGGIVDDLLVYKLEDGFMLVVNASNKDKDFEWMKKNVNNLQVELLDTSDDITLIAVQGPKSAETLKPLIDFDILELKYYTFKEGKILDTKAIISRTGYTGELGYEIYFEGDEKTAVKIWNAILESGKQFDIKCCGLGARDSLRLEMGYCLYGNDIDETTNPLEAGLGWITKLDKEFFIGKDALLKIKQEGIKRQLKGFELIERGIPRHGNPIYFNDKQIGFVTSGSQSPTLNKPIGLGYFEVNSISEQDIFEIDIRGKRLKAKLTTIPFIQR; this is encoded by the coding sequence ATGAAATATACAAAGTTAAATTCGATACACAAAAAATTAAACGCAAAACTCGTCGAATTTGCCGGCTTTGAAATGCCAGTCTATTACACCTCAATTGTTGACGAACACATGGCTGTAAGAAATAGTGTTGGAATATTCGATGTGTCTCATATGGGAGAAATTTTTATCAAAGGTAATGATGCTCTTAACTTCGTTCAAAAAATCACAACTAACGATGCATCCAAACTAAAACCTGGCAAAGCTCAGTATTCAGCGATGTGTTATGAGAACGGCGGCATTGTTGACGATCTCCTTGTTTACAAATTAGAAGATGGATTTATGCTGGTAGTGAATGCATCCAACAAGGATAAAGATTTCGAATGGATGAAAAAGAATGTTAATAATCTGCAAGTCGAACTACTGGATACAAGCGACGATATAACTCTAATTGCTGTGCAAGGACCCAAATCTGCAGAAACATTAAAACCATTAATTGACTTCGATATTCTTGAATTAAAATATTATACTTTCAAAGAAGGAAAAATTTTAGACACGAAAGCAATAATTTCACGTACAGGTTATACTGGAGAACTCGGTTACGAAATTTATTTCGAAGGTGATGAAAAAACTGCCGTAAAAATCTGGAATGCGATATTAGAGTCTGGTAAACAGTTCGACATCAAATGCTGCGGCCTTGGTGCTCGTGATAGTCTAAGACTTGAAATGGGATATTGCCTCTATGGAAATGATATCGACGAAACCACCAATCCACTTGAAGCGGGACTTGGCTGGATTACAAAACTTGATAAAGAATTTTTCATCGGGAAAGATGCACTGCTTAAAATCAAACAAGAAGGAATTAAACGACAATTGAAAGGTTTTGAACTTATCGAACGAGGCATTCCAAGGCATGGAAATCCAATCTATTTTAATGATAAGCAAATTGGATTCGTAACCAGCGGGTCTCAGTCACCCACTCTAAATAAACCGATTGGATTAGGATATTTTGAAGTCAATTCAATTTCCGAACAGGATATTTTTGAAATCGATATCAGAGGTAAAAGATTAAAGGCTAAACTAACAACTATTCCTTTTATTCAAAGATGA